A single window of Neospora caninum Liverpool complete genome, chromosome XII DNA harbors:
- a CDS encoding putative CMGC kinase: protein MDSLASSSASIGGRSTASGLLSCVLRRLLSPLFSPPLPASSVAPSSLSSPAFSPSRSRSASPLRPDEEAPSASASPSDSASAVAPFLTEDRRNKILEELSRRCKEPPLLTVQESCAEEASCVRVFWSAFLTAKDGGTPGDTEDQENLSATHRDAPFSVQLLLSVFDSQLREIQARLAEHSGEERREEMLPRPAASPGCEAAGCPSLEESLDQGPANGDGPGEDELVRDEAALLLLRRRCLQWMGMWRVATHAFSPSGRRQLRVFVDRERRKRDDPPAGRSLLSGRNRETGSSPRAPSAARSAAEPQREEKPEDPVAAAVPQGRASRQPSPEKRRNGDAAGGSEREETSEGRPSRRAQRASRGKAKTFYVVQTGGGAGVLRQSTLTLHNFVKVQQVGQGAYGDVWMAEDVKNRRRVAMKKMKIMAPPPGGAVPANPNPLPAAGLAARDGNAKKQERDEKPRGEKNAQGGVAAVAAACQQMNNAGEEREGFPRTAIREICLLNELANCKHTVELLAVVHSKPRLKDRHHRGSVWMVFEYLPFDLLGFLDAIRDSKERREKYTRPQTWLSIGEIKGILLQLFTALHHCHRRNVVHRDLKSANLLMDADGTVKLADFGLARKFTKFVARQPELLTRALEEKSRETLHVLPFAVEKNEKHPSPGNVTATNPSESSSPSSPPSGCSVSGFLPGEALAESEKPVLTNRVITLWYRPPELLLGSEAYDGSVDMWSAGCIMAELVCGMPLFAADREAALLRQIVEKIGPPSESDLASLKALCPQHFRNQSGRGEAFARDSVFDGSGVDRSLEIQRLFKYRNQIGDEGWDLLRQLLAWNPAKRITARAALQHRWFSTHPLPRRVEKRANLHAAHSYVSKHAQRRGGREPRQVGAAHAKKGPGKEGSAAADDIRCERVSVEEARVAAWTRNLERKAARLEALRHLYCERQKLDQRRRDSLSPTPPVASVSGVSTQETASSGSSAEPPGAARLSLPLSASLAHPPGAAEQPALSHPPSSVEGAPASFAASSDLFPRKEREAFTQMRRDERGDNPWHAEEPGDDREKEGEERREDEKQDSVPPSFVSPPPVSTHFSPGSWNEHTEQDRVDRRHYGREEREGRRGRDSAFGDSGVHAPSHKGGFRGRCLREIGDEERGREGERRGASGASARRSPRGSEERERDVYASWRAGEKARGREAGERSGGRRDEERNERGVSPSSRFHRHSRRGHDASGHASFSSGHLGKDPPQRSLASIAEASAHASPGGSVSDMTNSDEETGKRRGGESLCATSRGRKEGGREGKWWSPRESRARDDRWPEAWDRRSRDRGAETDYPLPSSDSSHSRRKWEEKSRRSSPSLSVSPEHRGAGGAGFAFRRGRDEPDSAGESRRVRKRGREEGDERADRAHRGKRGVHARDAAETDARGCETGREADEFGSGAQLSPGSLALLFPAHEALGLEGDGSEKAADGASHLSAVAKKQEERRRKAFDLFKRAAQSNAPCSSGGRGVPAHADGVSEKAEKHAHEKAEAGAAGAAPWQEQAARPEGSEDGICDASGTGAEGRREAVRDEGARTGKKEGKGSEDKSKQLGYRRGREDWRDNGGKTERERPEPRDGEKAFGGRHRDSLESNRSPRAQEDLKRMSLPSVESQLSSPDALAALAVGVGARGEEGDLLSCGAYREKDERDRGLHSRDAQKAREREHEELRGRPRASPESRHAGSTRHHERDSGQPDRRQEREDASFPGRSTAFSSHSVSPFSPPHEDEVRGGRDGERKRTYPSFASSSVSKEGRPPPFALGSSGRGDARAAFQASPLGFARQDAQPRLGPREEEERRRRGVEKGDTAALDRWSHGKSREWSPAEKARRERGSDFRRPHTERGSLGRDDRASCHRKDRRRDHGKEEKRSRGREDSAEGRDARDHRERDMRGGVYCDDSHRRRGEEKERRKGRDGKRRRMSDAEGKTGDGYARTAAVRGSTTLRSEASRATNFGRIPHGSETRQKAKGDHAR from the exons ATGGactccctcgcgtcttcctccgcctccatCGGCGGCCGGTCGACCGCGTCGGGTCTCCTGTCGTGCGtcctccgccgtctcctcagCCCACtgttttctccgcctcttcctgcctcttctgtcgctccgtcttccctctcgtctccagctttttccccttctcgctcgcgctccGCTTCGCCACTGCGcccagacgaagaagcgccgtccgcctccgcctctccctcagactctgcctccgccgttGCTCCTTTCTTgacagaagacagaaggaacAAGATCCTCGAGGAACTGTCTCGCCGGTGCAAGGAACCGCCCCTCCTGACCGTGCAGGAAAGCtgcgcggaagaggcgagttgcgtccgcgtcttctggtCGGCTTTCCTCACCGCGAAGGACGGCGGGACACCGGGAGACACCGAGGACCAAGAAAACCTCTCTGCGACGCACCGAGATGCCCCGTTTTCTGTCCAGCTGCTACTCTCCGTGTTCGACAGTCAACTGCGTGAAATTCAGGCGAGACTCGCAGAGCacagcggcgaggagcgaaggGAGGAGATGCTGCCTCGCccagctgcgtctccgggATGCGAGGCTGCGGGttgtccctctctcgagGAGAGTCTCGACCAAGGCCCAGCGAACGGAGACGGCCCTGGCGAAGACGAGTTGGTCCGCGACGAAGCGGCTCTGCTCCTCCTCAGACGCAGATGTCTCCAGTGGATGGGGATGTGGCGCGTCGCGACGCatgccttttctccctccggTCGGAGACAGCTCAGAGTCTTTGTTgatcgagagagacgaaagcgcgACGATCCCCCCGCGGGacgctcccttctctccggccgcaacagagaaacgggatCCTCTCCGCGAGCTCCATCGGCTGCGCGTTCTGCGGCAGAGCctcagcgagaagagaagccggaggatcccgtcgccgctgcggtGCCGCAGGGACGAGCGAGTCGTCAGCCGAGtccggagaagagacggaatGGCGACGCTGCTGGCgggagtgagagagaggagaccagcGAAGGGCGGCCGTCGCGGCGGGCGCAGAGAGCTTCGCGGGGAAAAGCAAAAACGTTCTACGTCGTTCAGaccggcggcggcgcaggcgtTCTTCGCCAGTCGACTTTGACGCTCCACAACT TCGTGAAGGTCCAGCAAGTGGGACAGGGCGCGTACGGCGATGTGTGGATGGCGGAGGACGTGAAGAATCGTCGGCGGGTTGCGATGAAAAAAATGAAGATCATGGCCCCGCCGCCCGGCGGCGCAGTCCCCGCCAACCCCAATCCTCTGCCGGCCGCgggcctcgccgctcgcgaCGGAAAtgcgaagaagcaagagagagacgagaagccgaggggcgagaagaacgcgcaggGAGGCGTCGCggctgtcgccgccgcctGCCAGCAGATGAACAACgctggcgaagaacgcgaaggctTCCCGCGCACAGCCATTCGCGAAATTTGTCTCCTCAACGAGCTCGCGA ACTGCAAACACACCGTTGAGTTACTCGCCGTCGTCCATTCCAAAC CTCGCCTGAAGGACCGACACCACAGAGGTTCAGTTTGGATGGTGTTTGAGTATCTGCCGTTCGACCTCCTCGGGTTCCTGGACGCGATTCGCGACTccaaggagagaagagaaaagtaCACGCGACCGCAAACG TGGCTGTCCATCGGAGAGATCAAGGGGATCCTGCTGCAGCTCTTCACGGCCCTGCACCATTGCCACCGCAGAAACGTCGTCCACCGAGATTTAAAAA GTGCAAATCTTCTGATGGATGCAGATGGGACTGTCAAACTCGCCGACTTTGGTCTAGCTCGTAAATTCACGAAATTTGTTGCGCGGCAGCCCGAACTGCTTACGCGCGCCTTGGAGGAAAAGAGTAGAGAAACCCTCCACGTGCTCCCTTTCGCcgtcgagaaaaacgagaagcatCCGAGTCCTGGGAACGTCACTGCAACCAACCCCAGcgagtcgtcttctccctcgtctcctccttccgGGTGTTCCGTTTCCGGATTTCTTCCGGGGGAGGCGCTggcggaaagcgagaaacctGTGCTGACCAACCGAGTGATCACGCTCTGGTACCGTCCACCTGAACTGCTTCTGGGCTCCGAGGCCTACGACGGAAGCGTCGACATGTGGAGCGCAGGATGCATCATGGCTGAACTGGTTTGCGGGATGCCTCTGTTCGCCGCCGAtcgagaggcggcgctgcTCCGACAAATCGTCGAG AAAATCGGGCCTCCCTCCGAAAGCGATCTCGCCAGTCTGAAGGCTCTCTGTCCACAGCATTTCCGGAATCAGtcaggaagaggcgaagcctTTGCGCGTGACTCCGTGTTCGACGGAAGCGGCGTCGACCGGTCTCTCGAGATTCAACGGCTCTTCAAATACCGCAACCA AATAGGCGACGAAGGCTGGGATCTGCTCCGCCAGCTGCTTGCGTGGAATCCTG CTAAGCGAATCACCGCGAGGGCCGCGCTCCAACATCGATGGTTCTCCACGCATCCTCTTCCAAGACG AGTTGAAAAGCGAGCGAATCTTCACGCGGCGCACAGCTACGTCTCGAAGCATgcgcagcgacgaggcggccGCGAACCGCGTCAGGTGggagcggcgcatgcaaagaaaGGACCCGGGAAGGAAGGCTCTGCCGCTGCAGACGACATTCGATGCGA GCGGGTGTCTGTGGAGGAAgctcgcgtcgccgcctggACGCGCAActtggagaggaaagcagcgagacTCGAAG cCTTACGTCACCTTTACTGCGAACGCCAGAAGCTGGACCAGCGCCGCCGGGATTCTCTCTCCCCCACTCCGCCTGTGGCGAGTGTTTCGGGAGTATCGACTCAAGAGACTGCGTCTTCAGGGTCGTCTGCGGAGCCTCCCGGGGCggcgcgcctttctcttccgctctctgcctcgcttgcGCATCCTCCTGGAGCTGCCGAGCAGCCTGCGCTGTCTCACCCGCCTTCGTCTGTCGAAGGCGCGCCGGCGTCGTTCGCCGCGTCTTCAGATCTCTTCccgcggaaagagagagaggcgtttACGCAGATGCGGCGAGACGAACGCGGCGACAACCCCTGGCACGCAGAGGAGCCAGGCGACGAccgggaaaaggagggagaagaacgacgcgaagacgagaaacaggacTCCGTGCCGCCCTCCTTtgtctcgccgccgcctgtGTCCACGCACTTCTCACCGGGGAGTTGGAACGAGCACACAGAACAGGATCGCGTGGACAGAAGGCACT AtggccgagaagagagagaaggccggcgaggacgcgacagCGCGTTCGGCGACTcaggcgtgcatgcgccgagcCACAAAGGCGGCTTCCGCGGGCGCTGCCTCCGCGAGATCGGGGACGAggagcgcggcagagagggcgagcgaCGGGGGGCGAGTGGGGCGAGCGCGCGCAGGTCGCCGCGCGGCtccgaggagcgagagagagacgtgtaCGCCTCGTGgcgagctggagagaaggcgcgaggcagagaggcgggggagcgaagcggagggaggcgagacgaagagcggaACGAGCGCGGAGTGAGTCCGAGCAGCCGTTTCCACCGCCACAGCCGGCGAGGCCACGACGCGTCCGGTcacgcgtctttctcttctgggCACCTGGGAAAGGACCCGCCGCAGCGCAGCTTGGCGAGCATCGCCGAGGCCTCGGCGCACGCGTCTCCTGGCGGGTCTGTCAGCGACATGACGaacagcgacgaggagacaggcaagagGCGAGGGGGCGAGAGTCTCTGCGCGACCTCGCGGGGTCGGAAAGAAGGCGGTCGGGAGGGGAAGTGGTGGTCCCCTCGCGAGAgtcgcgcgcgcgacgacAGATGGCCGGAGGCGTGGGACAGGAGGAGCCGAGACCggggcgcagagacagactACCCACTGCCTTCAAGCGATAGCTCGCACTCCAGGAGGAAATGGGAAGAGAAGTCGCGGCGGTCGTCGCCGTCCTTGTCGGTTTCGCCGGAGCATCgcggcgcaggcggcgcgggcTTTGCGTTCCGGCGCGGTCGCGACGAGCCGGACAGCGCCGGCGAGTCTCGTCGAGTGAGAAAGCGCGGcagggaggagggagacgagcgcgCAGATCGGGCGCACCGGGGCAAGCGCGGCgtgcacgcgagagacgcagcggagaccgacgcgagaggatgtgagacaggaagagaagccgacGAATTCGGTTCCGGCGCGCAGTTGTCTCCGGGTTCGTTGGCTCTGTTGTTTCCGGCACACGAGGCCCTAGGTTtggagggagacggaagcgagaaggcagccgaCGGCGCGTCGCATTTGTCAGCAGTCGCGAagaaacaagaagagagaagacgaaaggccTTCGACCTCTTCAAGCGCGCGGCCCAAAGCAACGCCCCCTGCTCATCGGGTGGGCGAGGAGtccctgcgcatgcagatggagtttccgagaaagcagagaagcatgcacacgagaaggccgaggccgGTGCGGCAGGGGCGGCGCCTTGGCAGGAGCAAGCTGCGAGGCCGGAGGGGTCGGAAGACGGGATCTGCGACGCGAGCGGAACCGGTGCGGaggggaggcgcgaagcggTCAGGGACGAGGGCGCGAGGACGGgcaagaaagaggggaaagggtCCGAAGACAAATCGAAGCAACTCGGGTATCGCCGTGGACGTGAGGACTGGCGAGACAACGgcgggaagacggagagagagaggccggaaccgcgcgacggcgagaaggcctttGGCGgtcgacacagagacagcttGGAGAGCAACCGGTCTCCCCGTGCTCAGGAAGACCTGAAACGCATGTCCCTGCCGTCCGTCGAGAGTCAGCTGTCGAGTCCGGACGCGCTCGCAGCGCTGGCTGTCGGCGTGGGTGCtcgcggcgaggaaggcgatcTGCTCAGCTGCGGAGCCtatcgagagaaagacgagagagaccgcgggCTGCACAGCCGAGACGCccagaaggcgcgcgagagagagcatgAAGAACTACGAGGGAGACCGCGGGCGTCCCCGGAGTCGCGGCACGCGGGGAGCACGCGGcaccacgagagagacagtggtCAACCCGACaggcgacaagagagagaagacgcgagctTTCCAGGCAGGTCCacagcgttttcttcccacTCTGTCTCACCTTTCTCCCCGCCTCACGAAGACGAGGTCCGGGGAGGACGGGAtggagagcgaaagaggacgtacccctccttcgcctcctcgagcGTTTCCAAGGAGGGTCGGCCCCCGCCTTTCGCCCTGGGCTCTTCGGGCCGTGGCGATGCCCGCGCGGCCTTCCAAGCTTCTCCGTTGGGTTTTGCTCGGCAAGATGCGCAGCCGCGCCTCGGCCCgcgtgaggaagaagagcgacgaagacgaggggtggagaaaggagacactgccGCGCTGGATCGGTGGAGTCACGGCAAGTCGCGAGAGTGGTCGCCTGCCGAGaaagcgcggcgagagagaggaagcgattTCCGCCGACCGCACACAGAGCGCGGGAGCCTGGGCCGGGACGACCGCGCGTCGTGTCACCGGAAGGATCGGCGGCGAGACcacgggaaagaggagaagcggagtCGGGGGCGCGAGGACAGCGCTGAAGGCCGGGACGCGAGAGAtcaccgagagagagacatgcgaGGCGGGGTCTACTGCGACGATTCTCACCGGcgtcgaggcgaagagaaagagcggcggaaaggacgagacgggaagcgaagacggaTGTCTGACGCcgaaggaaaaacaggagacgggTACGCGAGAACAGCTGCGGTGCGCGGGAGTACCACACTGCGGAGTGAAGCGTCTCGCGCGACGAACTTTGGCCGCATCCCCCACGGCAGTGAGACCCGCCAGAAGGCAAAAGGGGACCACGCGAGATGA